A genomic segment from Leptospira perdikensis encodes:
- a CDS encoding cysteine synthase A has translation MKTNIRNGFIDTVGNTPLIRIHSLSEETGCEILGKAEFLNPGGSVKDRAALYIIEDAEKKGLLKPGGTVVEGTAGNTGIGLTHICNAKGYKSIIVIPETQSKEKIEMLRTLGADVTLVPAVPYSDPGNYVRVSERIARETPNSVWANQFDNLANRNAHFETTGPEIWEQTQGKIDVWTASLGTGGTYAGTGLYFKAKNPKIKCIVADPYGSGIYSFVKTGQITIEGSSITEGIGQGRITKNMEGMPADDAIRIHDKEALRILNLVLKQDGLFMGGSVGINLAAAYQIAKDLGPGHTIVTVLCDSGAKYQSKIFNPEFLASKGLI, from the coding sequence ATGAAAACAAATATAAGAAACGGATTTATTGATACTGTTGGGAACACCCCACTCATACGCATTCACTCGCTTAGCGAAGAAACGGGATGTGAAATTTTAGGTAAGGCTGAGTTTTTAAATCCAGGTGGGTCCGTCAAAGATAGAGCTGCTTTGTACATCATCGAGGATGCAGAAAAAAAAGGACTCTTAAAACCCGGTGGCACTGTTGTGGAAGGCACTGCTGGAAATACTGGAATTGGACTCACTCATATTTGTAATGCGAAGGGTTACAAATCAATTATTGTCATTCCAGAAACACAATCCAAAGAAAAAATCGAAATGCTACGAACGTTAGGTGCTGATGTGACCCTTGTCCCGGCGGTTCCTTATTCCGATCCAGGAAATTATGTACGAGTGTCAGAACGAATTGCTCGAGAAACACCAAACTCTGTTTGGGCAAACCAGTTTGATAACTTAGCCAACAGAAATGCTCATTTCGAAACCACTGGCCCTGAAATTTGGGAACAAACCCAAGGTAAAATTGATGTTTGGACGGCTTCCCTTGGGACGGGTGGAACTTATGCGGGAACGGGACTGTACTTCAAAGCCAAAAATCCCAAGATCAAATGTATCGTGGCGGATCCTTATGGATCGGGAATTTATTCTTTTGTCAAAACAGGGCAAATCACCATCGAAGGATCTTCCATTACCGAAGGAATTGGACAAGGTCGGATCACAAAAAATATGGAAGGGATGCCAGCGGATGACGCCATTCGTATTCACGACAAAGAAGCCCTTCGTATTTTGAATTTGGTTTTAAAACAAGATGGATTGTTTATGGGAGGCAGTGTGGGAATCAACCTGGCCGCAGCTTACCAGATTGCTAAAGATTTAGGCCCAGGTCACACCATAGTCACTGTGTTATGCGACAGTGGGGCAAAATACCAATCCAAAATTTTCAATCCTGAATTTTTGGCTTCGAAAGGTCTTATCTAA
- a CDS encoding DUF1574 family protein has translation MNQKRIYFYPFFIIFTVFLIDKLVCIPELREAGRRAYKSGQNVLVGLPKVWEEDKKFQSENTKVAVVTGTSRSDIFHEWENIPVNKSTYENPVYFETRSSIKASEYFLFYLMIQSMTKSGFKPDVLFLEFSEEMLNENNVYSYKSKWQELMLHEDELIDIYPTFNFKFQREILTKLLFVSYNYHFSPTQGVSNWIKGKTANDDTYFIALASYLNKKRPFDPKNAGIELDRFTPEDYKARIVDYSESQRELLLTKYTFSETEYGFLKKIIQHAEEHNIPTVLWEPQIHPYYSQLRKSITGGNLFETLGRPLVDPNSKNIRLISLNEGNTNCKTFVDSSHVSPLCVPEIADKLLQTAKEIPNFK, from the coding sequence ATGAACCAAAAACGTATTTATTTTTACCCATTTTTCATCATTTTTACGGTTTTTCTAATCGATAAGTTGGTTTGTATACCTGAACTCAGAGAAGCTGGCCGAAGAGCATATAAATCCGGACAAAATGTACTCGTTGGTCTACCTAAAGTTTGGGAAGAAGATAAAAAATTTCAATCAGAGAACACAAAAGTTGCCGTTGTTACAGGGACATCTCGATCCGATATTTTCCATGAATGGGAAAATATTCCGGTAAACAAATCTACATATGAAAATCCAGTTTATTTTGAAACAAGATCCTCTATTAAAGCTTCCGAATATTTTTTATTTTATCTAATGATTCAGTCGATGACAAAATCTGGGTTTAAACCAGATGTTTTGTTCTTAGAATTCTCCGAAGAGATGTTAAATGAAAATAATGTCTATTCTTACAAATCCAAATGGCAAGAGTTAATGTTACATGAGGATGAATTAATAGATATTTATCCAACTTTTAATTTTAAGTTCCAAAGAGAGATTTTAACTAAGTTATTATTTGTTTCTTACAATTATCACTTTAGCCCGACACAAGGGGTTTCTAATTGGATCAAAGGTAAAACCGCCAACGATGATACATACTTCATTGCTCTTGCATCTTATCTAAACAAAAAAAGACCCTTTGATCCTAAAAATGCAGGAATCGAATTAGATCGTTTTACACCGGAAGATTACAAAGCTCGTATCGTTGACTATAGTGAATCCCAACGAGAACTTCTACTCACCAAATATACTTTTTCTGAAACCGAATATGGATTTTTGAAAAAAATCATCCAACATGCAGAAGAACACAATATTCCCACCGTACTTTGGGAACCACAAATCCATCCGTATTACAGCCAACTTAGAAAATCGATTACCGGTGGGAATTTATTTGAAACTTTAGGCCGACCGTTGGTTGATCCAAATTCAAAAAATATTCGTCTAATCTCTTTGAATGAAGGGAATACCAACTGTAAAACTTTCGTGGATAGCAGCCATGTTTCCCCTCTTTGTGTTCCAGAAATTGCAGATAAGTTATTGCAAACGGCAAAGGAAATTCCAAACTTTAAGTAA
- a CDS encoding TolC family protein, which translates to MNFYFFPIQRKLLLCCLVYIYVIVLPIQPESNDSFGGSCQKYNSIQELSHCIVSRHPEYRIEEIKLKEISGRKKVASYYFPSNPVFNGYMAARKGDTSSPSFLSGPNAANNFQVMVNQEIFTNGKREIAIQIADEEFKAQVFRLESVRRILEFDVLKKLTRYRYLHLEEENSFNSLNLVKELKKVSKARVNEGLSPGIDESLSESEEIRIFKIWNQIHRLSENAKSELEVLLGFPIEKETVKIQHWILPKDLPKEKSDLIQMAMQMRPELSLSEKEIELSLLRQNEVRRQKIPNVTLGGFAQNDGFNERVVGGLVTFPMTVWRDYEGETIIASSQIDNSKELKESVSRNIKQEVLFALTNYLTLSDEIQLYDTQKMDRAELDLKNLQEAIRFGKIKIIDAINHQRILLQTKLNYLNTKTEFELSQIELVRVLGLPSDSLGVKP; encoded by the coding sequence ATGAATTTTTATTTTTTCCCCATACAACGGAAATTACTTCTTTGTTGTTTGGTTTATATCTATGTTATCGTTCTACCAATCCAACCGGAATCGAATGATTCTTTCGGAGGTAGTTGTCAAAAATACAATTCTATCCAGGAACTCAGCCACTGCATCGTGAGCAGACATCCTGAATATCGAATTGAAGAAATCAAACTGAAGGAAATATCAGGAAGAAAAAAAGTAGCTTCTTACTATTTCCCTTCTAACCCAGTTTTTAATGGTTATATGGCAGCAAGGAAAGGGGATACATCATCACCCTCTTTTCTTTCAGGACCTAATGCTGCAAATAACTTTCAGGTAATGGTCAACCAAGAAATTTTTACTAATGGAAAACGAGAAATTGCAATACAAATCGCAGATGAAGAATTTAAAGCACAAGTTTTTCGCCTAGAATCTGTAAGGCGAATCTTAGAATTTGACGTTTTAAAAAAACTAACTCGGTATCGTTACCTACATCTGGAAGAAGAAAATAGTTTTAATAGTTTAAATCTTGTAAAAGAACTAAAAAAAGTATCCAAAGCAAGAGTAAACGAAGGTCTCTCACCTGGTATAGACGAATCCTTATCAGAATCAGAAGAAATCAGGATTTTTAAAATCTGGAACCAAATCCATCGGTTATCAGAAAATGCAAAATCAGAATTAGAAGTATTACTTGGTTTCCCTATAGAAAAAGAAACAGTCAAAATCCAACATTGGATTTTGCCAAAAGACTTACCTAAAGAAAAATCGGATTTAATCCAAATGGCGATGCAGATGCGGCCAGAACTATCGTTATCAGAAAAGGAAATTGAATTATCCCTTCTTCGCCAAAACGAAGTGAGACGTCAAAAAATCCCGAACGTAACTTTAGGTGGCTTCGCACAGAATGATGGATTCAATGAAAGAGTTGTTGGAGGTTTGGTCACTTTCCCTATGACAGTTTGGAGAGATTATGAAGGCGAAACAATCATTGCTTCTTCTCAAATTGACAATTCCAAAGAACTAAAAGAGTCGGTTTCCAGAAATATCAAACAAGAAGTTTTGTTTGCGCTGACTAACTATCTCACTCTTTCAGATGAAATTCAACTATATGATACACAAAAAATGGATCGAGCTGAATTGGATTTAAAAAATCTACAGGAAGCAATTCGATTCGGAAAAATCAAAATCATAGATGCCATCAACCATCAAAGAATTCTGTTACAAACGAAATTAAATTACCTGAACACAAAAACCGAATTTGAGTTATCTCAAATTGAACTCGTTCGTGTTCTCGGTCTACCTAGCGACTCATTAGGAGTCAAACCATGA
- a CDS encoding efflux RND transporter periplasmic adaptor subunit: MKKQTIILLISVLFILFSFYLWKSRETNPNLENKKESKDIVKLLAETRKNLLIETEIATTQTIQTKIELIGETEAVPDAIIDVPARISGRITSVFFVEGDSIKKGQKLASIDSPELAKLRSLYLGAKSKYIASEQNLSRIHSLVKMNLAAKQELIDAESNLKVIESEKNAAEENLRANGLPIDNSTSGVYTVFAPRSGLALSRNAIPGSIVLGNQILTTIAELSQFWFQAKIFENDLKHLSEGDRGRIVLNAYPDLEFEGVLEHIGEKVDPESRTVHARIVFKNKNRKAKIGLFGKAILTVNDRMGIQIPEETIQSYQDRKFIFIEFKPNEFKWKEITTGSVADNKVEVLSGVTQGDNIVTKGAFELKAILFKATFGGE, from the coding sequence ATGAAAAAACAAACTATCATTCTACTTATTTCTGTCTTATTCATTTTGTTCTCCTTCTATTTATGGAAATCTCGAGAGACCAACCCTAATTTAGAAAACAAAAAAGAATCCAAAGACATAGTCAAATTGTTGGCAGAAACCCGAAAAAATCTCTTGATAGAAACAGAAATTGCCACAACACAAACCATCCAAACAAAAATAGAACTGATTGGTGAAACAGAAGCAGTTCCCGATGCAATTATTGATGTACCTGCAAGGATTTCGGGACGAATCACCTCTGTCTTTTTTGTAGAAGGGGATTCGATCAAAAAAGGTCAAAAACTGGCATCGATTGATTCTCCTGAACTAGCAAAACTTAGATCCCTTTATCTAGGAGCAAAATCTAAATACATTGCTTCTGAACAAAACTTAAGTAGAATTCATTCTCTTGTGAAAATGAATTTGGCCGCAAAACAAGAGCTAATTGATGCAGAGTCAAATTTAAAAGTGATTGAATCAGAAAAAAACGCAGCTGAAGAAAATTTACGTGCCAATGGTTTACCCATTGATAACTCGACATCCGGTGTGTACACTGTCTTTGCTCCAAGGTCAGGACTTGCTCTTTCTAGAAATGCGATCCCCGGTTCTATCGTTTTAGGAAATCAAATCCTAACAACAATCGCAGAGCTTTCTCAATTCTGGTTCCAGGCAAAAATTTTTGAAAACGATTTGAAACATCTCTCAGAAGGAGATCGCGGTAGAATCGTTTTAAATGCTTATCCTGATTTAGAATTCGAAGGAGTTTTAGAACATATCGGAGAAAAAGTGGATCCTGAATCTAGAACTGTACATGCAAGAATTGTTTTTAAAAATAAAAACCGCAAAGCAAAGATTGGATTGTTTGGAAAGGCCATCCTGACTGTAAACGATAGAATGGGAATTCAAATTCCCGAAGAAACAATTCAATCTTACCAAGATCGAAAGTTTATTTTTATAGAATTTAAACCAAATGAATTCAAGTGGAAGGAAATCACAACTGGTAGCGTAGCTGATAATAAAGTAGAAGTCCTATCTGGTGTGACACAAGGAGATAATATTGTAACCAAAGGAGCCTTTGAACTGAAAGCAATTCTCTTCAAAGCAACCTTTGGGGGAGAATAA
- a CDS encoding acetoacetate--CoA ligase, producing MATQNILWTPHSKDTNLSRFQGHLEMRFDKSFSDYVSFHKFSVDESDLFWKEWLSYSGFKLHKEPERTLDHGTHFSKSRWFPGALYNFAENLLEVGNPNDLALVFYSEDGKIQRIKYSELKTEVLKLQKHLMTLGVKRGDRVVGLLPNAPIATIGMLATTSLGAIWSSASPDFGVRGILDRFEQIQPKVFLSVESYLFKGKQISIVDKLEEVSLQLAKAGGVEFKQTIIYDFIEPVKDFGKIQFPFRYSEINRPDPSDKLLYTSINFSDPVYIMFSSGTTGLPKCIVQGGGVLLNHTKELSLHCDLSKQNRFFYYTTCGWMMWNWSQSSLAIGATLYQFDGNPFHPSWETLWSMAEKESIQVFGTSAKYLSVLEEEKVQVKLKYSLPSLKVILSTGSPLPNSGFRYVYENIKKDVQLSSISGGTDLNGCFALGNPNLPVFEGQIQCKGLGMDVQVFDDMGKSVENEKGELVCPTPFPSMPLSFWNDDSGAKYKSAYFETYDNIWCHGDFASITAVKGLIIYGRSDATLNPGGVRIGTADIYSVVSTISEVKDSVIIGQEYKDDVRVILFVTLSEGISLDETLIKKIKEKIKLETSPRHVPALVLSVPEIPYTVNGKKVEIAVKQTVAGLEVKNKNALANPNSLEHFKNRKELSV from the coding sequence ATGGCGACTCAAAATATTCTGTGGACACCTCATTCAAAAGATACGAACCTTTCCCGTTTTCAAGGCCATCTGGAAATGCGGTTTGATAAATCATTTTCTGATTATGTTTCTTTCCATAAATTTTCAGTGGATGAGTCAGATTTGTTTTGGAAAGAATGGTTGTCCTATTCTGGTTTTAAGTTACATAAAGAACCGGAAAGAACCTTAGATCACGGAACTCATTTTTCAAAGTCTCGTTGGTTTCCTGGTGCCTTATATAATTTTGCTGAGAATTTATTGGAAGTGGGAAATCCAAACGATTTGGCTTTGGTTTTTTATTCGGAAGATGGGAAAATTCAAAGGATAAAATATTCGGAACTTAAAACTGAAGTTCTGAAATTACAGAAACATTTAATGACTCTTGGTGTGAAACGAGGTGACCGCGTAGTTGGCCTTCTACCAAATGCACCCATTGCTACCATTGGAATGTTGGCAACAACTTCGTTAGGTGCTATTTGGTCTAGCGCATCACCCGATTTTGGTGTTAGAGGGATTCTTGATCGGTTTGAACAAATCCAACCGAAAGTGTTTCTTTCTGTAGAGTCTTATTTGTTTAAAGGTAAACAAATTTCAATTGTTGATAAGTTGGAAGAAGTTTCTCTTCAGTTAGCAAAAGCTGGTGGTGTAGAATTCAAACAAACAATCATCTACGATTTTATAGAACCCGTAAAGGATTTTGGTAAGATCCAATTTCCATTTCGTTACAGTGAAATCAATCGACCAGATCCTTCTGACAAACTACTTTATACTTCAATTAATTTTTCAGATCCAGTTTACATTATGTTTTCTTCGGGTACTACTGGCCTTCCCAAGTGTATCGTTCAGGGTGGAGGAGTTTTACTCAATCACACTAAAGAACTTTCGTTACACTGTGATTTATCTAAACAAAATCGATTTTTTTATTATACAACTTGTGGTTGGATGATGTGGAATTGGTCCCAATCTTCTTTGGCAATAGGTGCGACTCTATACCAATTTGACGGGAATCCATTCCATCCATCCTGGGAAACTTTATGGTCGATGGCGGAAAAAGAATCCATCCAAGTTTTTGGAACCAGTGCGAAATACCTTTCTGTATTAGAAGAAGAAAAGGTTCAGGTCAAATTGAAATATTCGTTACCATCATTGAAAGTCATCCTTTCTACGGGTTCACCCCTTCCTAATTCCGGATTTCGTTATGTGTATGAAAATATAAAAAAAGACGTACAGTTGTCATCGATATCTGGCGGAACAGATTTAAATGGATGTTTTGCTTTAGGAAATCCCAACTTACCTGTGTTTGAAGGACAAATTCAATGTAAGGGATTAGGTATGGATGTACAAGTTTTTGATGACATGGGTAAGTCGGTGGAAAATGAGAAGGGCGAACTCGTGTGTCCAACACCATTTCCTTCAATGCCTCTTTCTTTTTGGAATGATGATTCTGGAGCTAAATACAAATCCGCTTATTTTGAAACCTATGATAATATTTGGTGTCACGGTGATTTTGCTTCCATCACTGCTGTGAAGGGTTTGATTATTTATGGTCGCTCCGATGCAACGTTAAACCCTGGAGGTGTAAGAATTGGAACTGCTGATATTTATTCTGTTGTATCCACTATTTCTGAGGTGAAAGACAGTGTGATCATTGGTCAAGAGTATAAGGATGATGTTCGTGTCATTTTGTTTGTCACACTTTCGGAAGGTATATCACTGGATGAAACTCTAATCAAAAAAATTAAAGAAAAAATAAAATTAGAAACTTCTCCAAGGCATGTTCCTGCTCTTGTTCTTTCTGTTCCAGAAATTCCTTATACGGTCAATGGGAAAAAAGTCGAAATCGCCGTGAAACAAACAGTTGCTGGTCTAGAAGTAAAAAACAAAAATGCACTCGCAAATCCAAATTCACTCGAACATTTTAAAAATCGAAAGGAACTTAGTGTATGA
- a CDS encoding MFS transporter: protein MLQTIRRWFAPAPSIPQKSEKEIQSLYPKFRFRVLESTFLGYTTYYLTRNNFSPVSKEIGEALSYSKADIGDILAVTAITYGIGKFLMGALSDRSNPRKFMAVGLFLTAILNFSFGFANHYWIHLFLWGANGLVQGMGWPPCGRSLGHWYSVRERGTTFAFWNIAHNIGGGLVGVVASHSAAQFGWQYAFFVPGVIALVGSVYLYIRLVDTPQSEGLPPVEIYRNDFPPEEKEDHEAELTTKQLIVEQVLMNKYIWLFAIINFFVYIIRYSLIDWGPTYLKETKGADLVGGGYSTFILEFGGIGSTILMGWVSDKFDGRRGMVSLLCIIPIFFAFLGILLNPPGSLWIDYLLFGLIGLFIYPPVMLLGVAGMDFTSKKAVGTAAGFIGLFGSLGRTVQGKGLALLATEYSWDVALSAILVSTLIAIFLLVFSWNLRPRG from the coding sequence ATGTTACAAACCATTCGTCGGTGGTTCGCTCCTGCTCCGTCCATACCTCAAAAATCGGAAAAAGAAATCCAATCGCTCTATCCGAAATTTCGGTTTCGAGTTTTAGAATCAACTTTCCTCGGTTATACGACCTATTACTTAACTCGAAATAACTTCTCACCTGTATCCAAAGAAATTGGAGAAGCGTTATCTTATTCGAAAGCAGATATAGGTGACATCCTCGCAGTCACTGCCATCACTTATGGGATTGGAAAATTTCTAATGGGAGCACTCTCCGATCGTTCCAATCCGCGAAAGTTTATGGCTGTTGGTTTGTTTCTTACCGCCATTTTGAATTTTTCATTTGGATTTGCGAATCATTATTGGATTCATCTATTTTTATGGGGAGCCAATGGTTTAGTGCAAGGAATGGGTTGGCCACCATGTGGACGTTCTCTAGGACACTGGTATTCAGTGAGAGAACGTGGTACTACGTTTGCATTTTGGAATATTGCACATAATATTGGAGGCGGGCTTGTGGGAGTGGTCGCTTCTCACTCGGCTGCGCAATTTGGTTGGCAATATGCTTTTTTTGTTCCGGGGGTCATTGCCCTTGTTGGATCTGTGTATTTATACATTCGACTTGTAGACACACCACAGTCAGAAGGCCTGCCTCCTGTTGAAATTTACAGAAACGATTTTCCACCAGAAGAAAAAGAAGATCATGAAGCAGAACTTACCACCAAACAATTGATTGTTGAACAAGTCCTAATGAATAAATACATTTGGTTGTTTGCGATTATTAACTTTTTTGTTTATATCATTCGGTATAGTTTGATCGATTGGGGCCCGACTTATTTAAAAGAAACCAAAGGAGCTGATCTTGTGGGTGGGGGGTATTCTACTTTTATTTTAGAATTTGGAGGAATTGGTTCCACCATTCTTATGGGATGGGTTTCGGATAAATTTGACGGACGTAGGGGAATGGTGAGTTTACTTTGTATCATTCCGATTTTTTTTGCTTTTTTAGGAATTCTTCTAAATCCTCCCGGATCTTTATGGATCGATTATCTTTTGTTTGGACTCATTGGACTTTTTATCTATCCACCTGTTATGTTGTTAGGTGTTGCTGGAATGGACTTCACTTCTAAAAAAGCGGTGGGAACTGCTGCGGGATTTATTGGGTTATTTGGCTCCTTGGGACGGACAGTTCAAGGAAAGGGTCTTGCACTACTTGCTACAGAATATTCTTGGGATGTTGCCTTATCCGCCATTCTTGTGTCGACTTTGATTGCTATCTTCCTTCTTGTTTTCAGTTGGAATTTGCGACCACGCGGGTAA
- a CDS encoding MBOAT family O-acyltransferase: protein MLFNSVDYLFFFIACYSIYWMAPGKFRKYILIFFSLVFYGYWSLSFLTHFLLFILITHFFVLAILKTKKKIFLILGVVINLLNLCFFKYILTYLQFLSKEGEISIPLIQSLSEFALPLAISFYTFQMIAYLVDAWHGKFNESPFLNFLLFILFFPQLIAGPIMRHDDFYEQIDHAKLNWDFVHRGILHILSGIIKKVLIADQIAKSINPVFADPSGYDGLSIFLSTMAFSLQVYGDFSGYTDIARGSAFLLGYEIPENFRSPFLSVSFSEFWSRWHITLSTWIRDYLYIPLGGNRVSESRFMFNTVTVMALAGLWHGNTYTFFIWGFLHGVFLAIERFAFGKLNRKDMNNKQKIFGFIYVFIGFNLVSPFFRLDSLQGIYKFWSASTSTAKNFIYKPDFWLLIVACYLFQFVEYKNYFKEKLQPYTHWLVPIFTILVFFALVKIENPVETFIYFQF, encoded by the coding sequence ATGCTGTTCAATTCCGTTGACTATCTCTTCTTCTTTATAGCTTGTTATTCTATTTATTGGATGGCTCCTGGGAAGTTCAGAAAGTACATCCTTATTTTCTTTTCATTGGTTTTTTATGGATATTGGAGCCTTTCTTTTTTAACTCATTTCCTACTCTTCATTCTCATCACACATTTTTTTGTTTTAGCTATCCTCAAAACCAAAAAGAAAATCTTTCTCATCTTGGGTGTAGTCATCAACTTACTGAATCTTTGTTTCTTTAAGTACATTCTAACTTACTTACAATTCTTAAGTAAGGAAGGAGAGATCTCCATTCCGCTCATTCAATCGTTAAGTGAATTTGCTCTCCCATTAGCCATTAGTTTTTATACCTTTCAAATGATTGCGTATCTTGTGGATGCTTGGCATGGAAAATTTAACGAATCTCCTTTTTTAAACTTTTTGCTTTTTATTTTATTTTTCCCACAACTCATTGCGGGCCCCATTATGCGCCATGATGATTTTTATGAACAAATTGATCATGCCAAACTCAATTGGGATTTTGTTCACCGAGGAATTCTGCACATTCTTTCCGGAATCATTAAAAAAGTTTTAATCGCAGATCAAATCGCAAAGTCCATCAATCCAGTGTTTGCTGACCCATCTGGATATGATGGTTTGAGTATCTTTCTTTCCACTATGGCTTTTTCGTTACAAGTATACGGTGACTTTTCAGGATATACGGATATTGCACGTGGATCTGCCTTTCTCCTAGGATATGAAATTCCCGAAAACTTCCGATCCCCATTTCTCTCTGTTAGTTTTTCCGAATTTTGGTCTAGATGGCACATTACATTATCAACCTGGATTAGAGATTATTTATACATTCCGTTAGGTGGCAATAGAGTATCCGAATCTAGATTTATGTTCAACACTGTAACAGTAATGGCATTGGCTGGATTATGGCATGGAAATACTTATACATTTTTTATCTGGGGATTTTTACATGGAGTCTTTTTAGCAATTGAACGTTTCGCTTTTGGTAAATTAAACCGAAAAGATATGAACAATAAACAAAAGATCTTTGGGTTTATTTATGTATTTATTGGATTTAATTTGGTTAGTCCTTTTTTTCGATTAGATTCCTTACAAGGAATTTATAAATTCTGGTCTGCGTCCACCTCCACGGCAAAAAATTTTATTTATAAACCAGACTTTTGGTTACTCATCGTTGCTTGTTACCTGTTTCAATTTGTGGAATATAAAAATTATTTTAAAGAAAAACTGCAACCGTACACACATTGGTTAGTTCCTATTTTTACTATCCTCGTATTTTTTGCTTTAGTCAAAATTGAGAACCCTGTGGAAACATTTATCTATTTCCAATTCTGA